GGAGATAATAATAACTGTCTTATCTACTGACATATTGAGGATTTGGTTAAAGATTTCCAGTTCACTGTTAGGATCAAGAGCAGATGTCGGCTCATCTAGCACGAGAAGGTCAAAGTCTCTCATAAACGCACGGCATAAAGCTAATCGTTGCCATTGACCTCCCGATAAATTAGTGGCATCGTCGTATAAAAAACCCAACTTCGTATCGATCCCCTGAGGAAGTTCCGTTAATTTTTCTAATCCAACCCGATTAAGCATGATTCTCATTTTTTCATCGTTGTGCAAATCATGCATATTGGATAAAGCCAGATTTTCACGAATGCTCATTGAATAATTGATGAAATCCTGAAATACCACACTCGTTTTATTCCATAAGTCCCTCGTTTGCATGTTCCCAAGGTCATTCCCATCGAAAAAAATGGTGTCGTGTGGTGCTTTGTACAGCCCAAGCAAATTTTTGATCAAAGTCGATTTACCGGCTGCATTATCACCTAAAATAGCAATCTTCTGCCCCTTTTGGATTGTCATGTGGATGTTCTCAATCGCTGGCTCTGTTCGATTCGGATAGGTAAATGTTAGATTGTCTACTCGTATTTCTTTTAGGAAGGAAGCTTGGACATATTCCTCCTCACACTTCTCTTGTTTATTCTTATTATCAACCAATGTCGATCTAATTGACTCGATATATTTATTATTCTCATAGATAGATCCTACGCGTTGAATAAAACTGACCATGCTATTCTCAGCGATGCTAAAAGCCATAGTAATGGCAACAAAATCACTGATTGTAAATGTTTTTTGGCTGATCAAATACGCGATAGTCACAATAATCAGTGTCTTGTTTAGTTGAGAAAGTAGCAGACTCCATGTTGTATGTACATTGGTTTTTTTTTGCATATTCAGTTGTTTAGCGATCGCTTTTTCCTTCTTTTGAACCCATTGAACTTTGAGGTAATCATAGATTTGCATTAAGGTGATTTCTTTGTGATAACGAAAGTCGGTTAAGAGTTGAAAAAAGTAATTGTGTTCACGATATGTGTGATTGATCTCATTCGTTACATGAACTCTTTCGTTGGTAATCTTCAATTCGATGTAGCCTCGCAACATGGAGAAGATAATAACAAAAAAACCAAGCGCAACAAACGAAGCAAACAAAAAGCTAAGACTTAAAATTACGTTTAGAAATACTTGGAATAAGTTTATCGTGTTGTAGAAAGTTTCTAGATACTTTGAAAGTGCATAATGATGCTGGTGATACTGACCATAAAATTGCGGGTCCTCTTTTTTGACCAAGTCTTCATGATAGAGATGATCAAGTAGATCCACCTGGTTATGTATTTCAAATTCCGCTTGAAATTTGTTTTCTACATGCTGCTGATATGCCTTGAGTACAGTTGAAAGGACCTCCAATCCAGTCATCAATCCGACTAACATGAGTACAATCTTTAACTCAACCGCGGATGTTGTCAGTGCACGTACTAGCTGATCCGTTAGAAATACGTTTAAGTTAGTCTGTACCGCTAATAACAGAGCAATGATCAAATTTAGAATGATGACAAACTTGTTTATTTTCCAGACTTTGTACATGACATATCTGATGATACTGATATTCTTACGCAAGACAATCATACTGACTTCGTCCTTTGATAAAACACGTTAATAAAAGGGCGTGCTTGTCTCTCCATCGATTCAAATTCGCTACATAACCCGCCTGCAACGATTTGCCCTACTTTGTTAACACCAAACATCCATGGAATTCCGTAAAAGTCTAATTCTTTCTGCACAAATATTGACTCACATTGGACAATTGGAACTTCAGGAAATCTGTTTCTTATCGCGTTAAGGTATTCCTCATCGCCTTCAATTAACATGTGATACGTGAACTTTGGATACTTGTTAATGAATGCTTCCGCTGCATCGTAGTTACAAGCTGCACACCTTTTACTCATCACAAAAATGATTGTTGAATAAGGGACATTTCTAATCCAATCCAATTGTAGGGTTTCCCCTTGCTTGTTTAATACCAATTCAGAGGGTAAATAATTTCCAATTTGATAAATTGGTACTGGTTGACTTTTTAGAAACCTGCGGTGATTTGTTTCTGGCATCATGTCTTATCGGTCTCCTCTTTATGAAATGAATGAAGGGAGAGCGGTATTCCCCGCTCCCCATGTAATAGAATCTTTAGCAGCAAGAACCCCAAGAGATATTGCAGTATTTATCGGTAAAGGAGTCTCCGGGTACTTTATCGTCAAATTTAATGCAACGCTGGTAGTATTGTTGGTAATTACGTTGCCACGAGCAATCTTTGTGGCTCATGCAACCTTTTTCGGTATTACTTGCAATTAGTCCGTCTGCAGATGGAGTATAACCACTTGGGCAATCGTATTTGCAAATCATTCGAAATTCCTCCTCATACTCTAAAAATATTGTAATTTTGGGATAATCAGAAAAATATAGGGCCCGATATTTTCCAAATAATCCCTTTATTTGTTATATCAAATTAATAATTTGAAGACAACCATTTTTCGGAAAAAATATATTAAATAGTTATTTTTTACCAATTTATTTTTTAGAAATGGAGACTCTTCTGATAAACGCGGAAAAGGCACCTGCTTACTCACTTCAAGCAGATGCACAATATGATTTTGTCTATTCCCCTTAAACGTCAACTCATTCCCGCTTTTTTCAACAAAACATGAACGATCAAGCCTCTTTCCGCGGAAGGAGCAATGGAGATGCTTCCTTCGTGATCCGCGACAATCGCTTGGGCGATGGCCAGACCGATCCCGCTTCCTCCCCTTTTTCGTGTACGGGATTTGTCCACACGATAAAATCGCTTAAAAAGGTGGGGAATCTCTTTTGCTTGAATACCGATCCCTGTATCCTCTACCACAATATGCACGGTCTCTTCATCCCCATATGCTCGTACCTTCACTTGTCCTTCATCTGTGTATTTCCGTGCATTGTCCAAAAGGATGTCCAATAACTGTCGAATCCTCTCTCGATCCATCAAAAGGACAAGAGCTTCCTCCCATTCAAAAAGCAGCTTAATTTGTGGAGGAAAAATCGGTACCCACGCTTGCTTTACTTCAAGGAGCAGAGGGGTTAATGGCTGCACGACTTTCGTTGAGCCTAGTTGAGAGGTATGCTGCAATTTGGCTAGCGCCAACAGGTCATCAATCAGTTTGAAAAGTCGTCTACACTCCTGTTGAACAGCTGCGAGTGCTTCGTCCCTTACTTCTGGCTTGTGCTGCCCCCATCTTTGCAGAAGACTTACATACCCTTCAATAATCGAGAGTGGTGTTCGCAACTCGTGAGATGCATCTGTGACGAATCGCTGCTGATAGACCATTGCTTCTTCCATACGATCTAATAACAGATTAAAGGCATGGATCAGCTCGTAGATTTCAGTCTCTACATGATGATGGTGAATTCGTTGGGAGAGACGTTGAGGGAAAATCGAATGGATTTGCTGGATAAGATGATCGAGAGGCTTAAGTCCCCAGTTACTCAACCAATAGCCTCCAATTGCCGAAAGTAGCAAGGTAAAAAAGGAAGAGAGAAAAAGAATCGTCAGCAAGATGGAAAAATACCATTCAAGCGCCTCTGTCGTAGTAGAAATTTGCACAAACAGAAGTTCGGATGTGAACGGCAGCTGCACAGGTTCTTTAGCGACCAAGGTCCTTTCATAATAGTCTTCTGGCTCTTTTGTCCAATTGGCTCCCTGTATCGAAGCGATTTCCTTGCCGTTTTGGTCGCTAATGTTTATGAATTGATTGACGTCAGCGTAATTGATTAACAAACGCGTCAAATAGGTAATCGTCAGCGATGCTTCTTCGGTGATTTCCGTTTTCAAATCGGCTGCGATGGCCGTTGCCTTCTGATTGAGTAATTTTTGCTCATGTTGATGGACGAGATTAGAGGTGCTGAAAAAAATAAATATGGACAAAAAGAGAAGCAAAACCAGCATGCCAGAGCTAAAGAACAGCGTGAGTCTCCATTTGAGCGAGTATCTGCGATGTGTAAGCACTGCGTTCTCCTTTTAATCTCGTAGTGTATATCCAATTCCTCGCACGGTATGAATCAGTTTGACGGATGGATCACTTTCAATTTTGTTCCGCAAATACCGGATATACACATCCACGATGTTGGTATTCCCCATAAAGTCAAAACCCCAAACGGCTGTGAGAATTTGCTCTCGCGAGACCGCTTGCTCCTTGTTTTGAACCAGATAATAAAGCAAATCAAATTCGCGTGGTGTCAACATGATTTCCTCCTCATCGAGGAACACTCGCCGCGCGTTGGGCTGGATACGCAATCGGCCAACCACTATCTCCTGGTTCGCTTTTGATTCCCGCTGACGCAATAAGGCACGAATCCGGGCGAACAACTCCTCGATTGCAAACGGCTTCGCCAGATAGTCGTTTGCTCCACTGTCTAATCCCGTCACAATATCCGGAACCTCTCCACGAGCCGTGATCATGATAATGGGGACATCTTTGGTTTCCCGAATTCGTCGGCATAATTCTATCCCCGATAATTCGGGCAGCATGACATCCAGGAGGATGAGGTCGTACTCAATCGTTAGTGCCTTTTCTAATCCGCAAAGCCCGTCGTATTCAATATCCGTCGAAAATCCTTCATTCTCCAGCTCCAACTGTAAGTATCTTGCCAAGTTATGCTCATCTTCCACGAGTAGCAAATAGCCTTTTCCATCTGGTGTAGGCATGTATATCATCTCCGTTTGAATATCTTACCAACAGTTTTCTCAGGAAACTCTCATGAAATTCTACCGGGAATCTTAGTTTTGTTCTGTACGATAAGAGCGTGGATGAGAAACACACATCAAGATCAACCATTCAGAAGGAGGAACATCATGACAAAGCGAAACTGGAAAGGTACAACTACTACGGTCGTAGCTATTCTAATGGGGACTTCTCTTCTCATGAACGGACAAGCCTATGCGGCTTCTGAGACAAGTCTCACCTCCACAACTACACTTAATCAGGATAAACAGCAGAATCAACAGGCTGAAAATGAGCAATTGGATCAAATGCTGCAAGATGGTACGAATATCGACCTGACAGCCAATGAGGAAAGTACTACTGTTAGTAATCAGAATAAACAGTCAGATAGTAGCACTGCTTCCTCTTCCGACATTGCCGATCAGGTCATTTCAGAAGGATTGAAGTATAAAGGCGTACCTTATAAATTTGGTTCGAGCAAAAAAACAACGCGTACATTTGATTGCTCTTCCTTTACACAGCGAGTGTTTAAAGAGGTCGGAGTGAATCTGCCTCGAGACTCACGTCAACAGTCCAAAGTCGGTCAAAAAGTCTCGAAGAATCAGCTGCAAAAAGGAGATCTCGTTTTCTTCCGCAGCTATGGCAGCTCTTCTTCTCGCATTACCCATGTTGCCATCTACGCTGGAGACAATAAGCTACTGCATACGTACGGTAAGCCGGGAGTTACGACAACCAAATTCAAAGGGACTTCCTGGGAAAAACGTTTTGAGCTTGGAAGACGTGTGATTTAATCATCTTCTTGGGCGCAACAAAAAAAGGCTGCTGAGTGCTTCAGCAGCCTTTTTCGCACGCTGTGCAAAAGAATGACCAAACTACAAAAAATCTGTCACAATGACACCACCCTGATTGTCGCCAGAAAGCACATACTTCCCATTGGTAGGCACTTGAATCATGATGCTAGTCGCCACTGGATAATAATAAATTTTGTAGTCTCCACCATTTATCGTCCCTGACACTGCCTTTTTCTCCCGCAAATAATTCACGTACTCCTCCAAGGATAATTGACGCTCTCGCATAATGGCGCTGTGCGGCAAACCTACAAATCGGTAATGCATAGGATTGTAAGGAACGCCAGTGCTTGTGACCTTTTCCCTCGGATAGCGCAAAATGAACCCGTATTTCCAAGCGTTTTCTTGTAGCCATTTCCCTTCTGGGGATTGGTCGATTTTCATTTGTGTGGATGTAACGTCCACGGCTGTACCCAGATGATGTTCGTGAAAACAATCTGGCAATGTATCGTAGGCATGTCCCTTCTCTTCAACCAGTTTTCCCGGTTTTTCCAAGCTTCGATAGCCGCTTTTGATCATAAAATGCTTTACATTGTCACTGCTTGCTGCATGGACCATCTCGTTGAACGCCTTCGCTGCGTTCTCAGACAATTCAATGGAATTGTCTTGCAAGCGATAGCCCTCCACTAAATAATTATGCGAAGACAAATGGATCACATCGGATGGCACCGCCTCTGAATGGATCGGATCGTCCTTGTTGACCAGTAACAGATCGCCCTGATAAATCTGATCTTGTTCAACGCGAATCTCTTTGTATTTCGGGAAAGCTGTTGCATCCGGCTGTTTTTGCCATACATCCACTACAAGAGGGTGCAAAAATGGATAACCCAGTAGCAATAAAAGAATACCTAGTAAGAGAAATCGCTTTTTCATTTCCATTTCCATTTCCATTTCCTCCATGGTTCGAACACACGTTGTTCTTTTTCAATCTAATGATAATAGGTAATGTTAAATGAAATAGTAATCAAAAGATAAAATTTTCTTTAAATCATTTAATTGTAAACAAATAGAAAAAACAACCGGTCTCACGTGGAGGACCGATTGTTTTTTCTATGAAGTATTGGGATAGGCACCTATTCGTGATGGACAGTAAGCAGCTCACGAATCGGTGTACGCATCTTCGGTCGCGGAACTTTGTTGTCGTTGAAATAACCGAGATGTAATGTGCCCACAACTCTCTCTCCTTGCTTAACACCAACGGCTTGCAGAAACTTCGGATGCCAATTGTAATCGTTCGTCTTCCAGACTACTCCGACCTTTCTCTCCCAAGCTAGCAGCTGCAAATTTTGTATGAACGCTGCTGCTGCCGAGAAAGCATCTTCGAACTGTTTTTGGCGCGGATCTGCTTCGATGACAATCAAAAGATTCGCTTGCATGAGCTCGCAATATTGATGCATCATCTTTTCGCCCCACTTTTCAACCTCTTCCTTGGAGTAAGCCAGCATGACCGCCTCAGCAAACGTTCGGCGCCCTTCTTCCATAAACAAGATAAACCGCCAAGGCTCTTTTGCGGAGTGAAACGGTGCCCAAGCCGCGTCTTGCAATAATTCGACGACCGATTCTTCCTTCATAGGCTCCCCGTTAAAATCCCGGATCGTCCTGCGATTCCGGATCGTTGCTGTCATATCCGATACGGTTTCCTGACTCATGAGTCCAACACTCCTCTGCTTGTTTTCAAGCCACTTATTTCACTAGTGCATTCAACACATCGTCGACCTTGCGATTGTAAGCAATAGGTCCAAACGTCATCCAGTGATCTGGCGCCACATTGTAAACGTGGCCAGAACGAACAGCTGGAAGTGACTTCCAAATGCTGGTCGAGAATATCTCCTCAGCAAGCTCTTTCCCACCGTCATCAACTACGACAAACAAATGATCGACATCAAGCTTTGGCAGCACCTCAGCGGAAATGGTTGCATGCCCAGCATTATCGCCCCAGGCAAGCTCTTTCACCAAAGCTGGAGGCTCGAGCCCAAGATCTTGATAGAGTACCGACCCAGCGTAGCCTTGTGGGCCACCGTATAATCGAATTTCTTTATTGCTGCGTACGCGGACTAACGCTACGGTTTGTTTCCCGACCGCTTTTTCAAGCTTTTGTTTTCCTTCAGTGATTTTTTGTTCATAGTCCGTCAGCACTTTCTCCGCAGTTTCACGCTTGCCGACTAAGTCCCCGACCTTGCGCAACGTATTTCGCCAATCATTGGCTGCCTCTGCCTCGAATACATAGGTAGGGGCGATCTTGGCGTATTTTGCATAATTGTCATTTTGTGCATAATTGGGAAGACCAAGTAATATCAGATCCGGCTCCATCTCCAAGATCGCTTCGAAATTCATCGCACTCGTATCAAGCTTCGGAAGATCTCCGATGTTCTCATGCAAATATTTCAAGGTGAAAGCGCCAATTGTGGTCTGCGCTGCAGGTTTAATCCCCAAGGAGACAAGAAAATCCTCCATATACAACCCGATAATTTGCTTCGGCTCTGCTGGCACTTCGATCTCACCCATCATGTGTGTGAACTTGCGTACCGTTGATGCGGATTGGTCGCTTGTATCCGATGAGACAGTCGGCTCCGTGGTGGCTATGTTGCCGCAACCAGCAAGTAAAACGGACAGAACGAAGCCAAAGCTGAACAACCATCTTTTCGATTGGCTCTGCATATAAATCCCCCTGTTGTTGATAGTGATTCTCATTAACAAAGAGAATTTTAGCATGCCATCAATAGAAGTGACATGCTGAAATGTTCGATGTTTTTTACACTTTTGTACGGTATGTTCCCTCACTTGTCAATGCTGCCAGTACGTTATCAATTTTTGCGCAATGCGCATGCAGGCCGTACGTCATCCATATGTCCGATCTCACTTCATACACGTTTCCTTCGCGTACGGCGGGAACGCTTTTCCACTGTTCACTGCTCGTCATTTTCCATGCCTCCTGCCTCCCAGCCTCGTCTACAACAATTAGCAAACGTTGTGCATCCAATTCGCTTAGCATGTCAAACGTAATTTTCTTCATCCATTCGGAAGAACCCCAGATGAGGTCACGTACAAGCGTCGGTGGGCGTAAACCGAGGTCGCCATAGAGTACAGACCCGGTATAGCCGTTTGGTCCTCCATACAGACGAATGTCACCATCTGCGTAGACTCGAACCAATGCGACCGACCGATCTCCAATCGAATGTTTGAGGATACTTCTCGCTACTTCAGCCTTCTGATTATATTCATGGATGGCTCGTTCAGCCTCGGATGCTTTGCCTAGTAATTTGCCGACAGTGCGCAGCGTTTGTCGCCAATCATCAACGGGGTTTTCAAACAGGTATGTAGGAGCAATGTTTGCCAACCGATCGAACCGTCCCTCCTCAGCAAATTGTGGAATCCCCAGCAAAATGATATCCGGTTTCTCCTGTTGAATGGCTTGAAAATCAGATTCATAGGGATCAAAATGTCGTACCTCACGCAAAAATGATCCCAGATAGCGTTGTTGAAATCCTCCAGAAGCGAATTGGACCAAAGGCTTGATCCCAAACACTTTCAAGTGATCCTCTACAAAAAGTCCAATCACACGACTCGGCACTGTTTGCGTCATACTAAATGCCTCAGGGTGTGACACTAGCAGCTTTTTCCCGAGGTTCTGGCTAATAAATTCTCTGGGGGAAATGCCTGTCATCTTCTTGAACTTGTTACTAAAATAAAACTCGCTGGCATATCCAACCCCCAGAGCGATATCGCGAATCCGCGCATTCGATGTCAACAGCTTGCCCTTTGCTTTCTCGATACGAATCTCAGACAAATATTCCATCGGGCTTTTACCCTTCACTTTGCGAAATACAGTCGAATAATGACTTGGGCTCATTCCGGCCTCTTTTGACAGCATTTCACGACTGAGAGGCTTGAAATAGTCTTGTTCCATTAGGCGGATCGTATGCTCTACCGCTTTCAGATTTTCGTTGCCCCGCCATCTTTCATTTGCTTCCCAGATTCGTTCCACCAAGGATAGTAACTGACAATGGGACGAAAATCGATCACGATCGCCTGGATTTTCATGCCGTTCACATAAGTTGCGGATCGCTTGTCCTAGTTCGCTCTCATTTAACTCTCCCGAAACGGGCAAGCAAAAAGGCTCTGTTACCACATGAACATTTTCAACCTCACGAACGGATGTTACTTTGTATCCGCTGAACTCAAGTTCAGAAACGGTCACTATTTCGCCTTCATCTGCCACCGTTTGTATGGTCATACCCGGCGGCTTAAGGAAGCATCGTCCAGGGAATAATCGGTATTCTTGTTCTCCTATACAGATAGAACCTTTCCCAGATTCGACAAACAAGAGAAGATGTGTATTCGATGTTTGGGTACCAAAATGAAAAGGCAGTGGTCCTTTGTAAGTTGATAGAAGTACGAAAGAAATCGTCACTGATTGATCTGTTCTCTCTTTGCTAGTACTACATATGCTATCGGGTGCATTGAACATAAGTAACCCCTTCTTTGATAACGATTATCATTATCTCAATATTATCATAGGATATGATTGCTCAAAAGCAGATAAAAGGAAAGATGAAACGTTGCTAATTATTCTTCGTCAAATGGAGTGAAACTTCAAAAATTGACGAGGTGGCTACCATGAATGTCAGACAAAATATGATGTCTCTTTCTATCATTGCTTTGTTAACCGTGTCATTCGCCCAACCAAGCTTTGCTGCAACGACTCCTTTTACGGACCTTGCCCAATCGGGAGCGAAAGATAAAATTCTTTCCTTACAGCAACAAGGTGTGATAAAAGGCGTAGATGATAGCCAATTTGCACCTACCGAAACGATAACGGCAGCTCAAGGCATTCAACTGATTGTAAATGCCTTTGATTTGAGTCTGGCAGCGATCCGTTTTGTAAAGGCTCCACAAGCCACTGACTTTTTTTCCAAAGCCGATAACAATGCTTGGTATGCAGAGAGTCTGATCATAGCGGCTGCAAACGGATTGGAGTTACCAGCTGATCTCGATCCGAACGCAGAATGGACCAAAGAGCAGTTCATTCACCAGCTGATGAGAGTCATGGAGACCAAGGGCAATCTTCCGATGATCAAACTAGTACCAGTAGAAATCCAAGATAATCATGAACTCACCGTGGATTACCAAGGCTCCATTCAACGAGCTTTGGCAAGAGATATTATCGAATTGGATAAGGAAAACAAGCTTCATCCGCAAAAGCCCATCACGCGTGAAGAAGCAGCCGAAATGATATATAATGCCCTTGCGTATTTGAAAAGCCATAAGCCTCTGAACTAAAACGAAAAAAATGCAGCGATCCTCGTGATGAGGAGCTGCATTTTTGGTTTACTTAACCTGTAATCATCCGATTTACTTGCCCAGTTATCAACAACATCGCTTGCAGGACGGGCATCATGCTAACAAGATCAGGCGAATGGAAGCGTACCGTTCGTCCTTCGATGAGTTCAATTCCTGGCATCCAGCTGACTGCTGTGGCAAATTGTGATTTCGTAAACTCGACTTCTATCGTATTCTCTACTCTTTGTGCAAGCGGCTTAACTGTACTGCGATGGAGCAATGCCTCTTTTGCTTGCTGACGGATCAGCTCTCTCGCACGAACGGGATGCATCGCTTGCGACGAGAGGCCCGTTATCCCAGTTTTCACGGCGACCGTAAAGACTCCAGGGATATCTTCTTCGACCTCTTTGGCCGTTTGGGAATCGCCGGTAACGAGTACGACAGGAACACCAAAGGCTCCCGCGATTGCTGCATTTAAACCTGCTTCGCCCACCTCTTTGCCATTTAAGATAAGCCGATGGATAGCGAGGCCAGACAATGTATGATTGAGTACCGCATCTCCTGTTCCCGCTTTTCCATGATAACCGATGAAAAATGCGGCATCGCAGCTACTGTCGATTCCCTGCATCATACAGAGAGGCTTGAAAAAGCCACGGATGACATCTGCCTGTGGATGCAATTCTTCCAGAATGATATTGTTCATCGGTCCATGAGACTCATTGACGATAATTTCGGTAGCTCCTGCTTCCAGTGCACCCTCAATCGCCGCATTTACATCTTGTGTCAGTAGTCTTCTCCCCGCTTCGTAATGTCTTCGACCGGGGATCACATCCTCCCATTCGCTTAGTCCAGAGATCCCTTCCATGTCCAACGAAATAAACACCTTCATGCGAAACTGCCTCCCTATCTTTGATTAGATTGCTTTGGACAATTGACGCGAACCAAACGCCAACCGCTTGATCTCACCGTCTGGATGGCGAACAAAGCGGATGAGTGAATCGATGTTGTGGCGCGTGAACAAAAACGTATCTTCGCCAACGGAACGCAGCGGGAACACATCACTGCCTAGAACGAGTACGAGCTGTCTCTGTGCTTCATCGAATCTGATCTCTACTACGTCTCCTTCTCCGGATTTATATGTACCGGGACATTGCTGCAAGTAAGCAAGCGGCACTTCACAATCGGTAAACGTGGCAAACTGCGTATCGAGCGGGCGACCGAACATGCTGTTTAACAAACCTAATGTCAGATTGGATATAGGGGCATCATCCATATTGGTCAAAAGAATGCCAGTTACTCCCGTCTCTGGGACGATGAACATTTGCGCGGTCATCCCTTTTAAACCGCCGGTATGGGTAAGTAAGGTGTAATCTTCGGAAAATGGAAACACGCCGAGTCCGTAACCATAGCTGCGGCTCAAATCAATCCGGACATGAGGGGCAGTCATTTGTGAGGCGCTATCTCCCGAGACGATTCTCGCTCCATTTGAAAGCCCTAATGTCCGATAAACATCCGCATACCGAAGCATGTCACGTGCGGACGATTTGAGGAAGCCTGCTGCACGCATGGAGGGAGCATCCCACCAACCGGGGGCACGTACTACTTCACGAACTCCATCATTCATGCGCGGTGTGTACAACATGGTCGTATTGTCGTCCTCGCCTAATTCCTCCACATGAAAACCCGTGCGTTCCATGCCAAGTGGCTGTAAAATATGCTCTTGGACATAGGCTTCGTATGTTTTGCCGCTGACCCGCTCAATAATCGCTCCAAGCAAGCCAAAAGCTTCGTTCGAATAACTGAATTCTGTCCCAGCAGGTCCCAACAATTCAAAGGGCAGCTTCCCTATATAGGCCATGAGTTCTTCGAAGGTATCGATTGGATGTTTACATTGCGCTTCAAAATGTTGGAGTAATTCTTTTGCTGTCGGATCGGCTTGTAAGCTGGGTAGCATTGCAGGAATGAGAGATGGGAGTGGTGGAAATCCGAGGGTATGTGTCATGAAATGATGAATGGTGATGCTTTTCGTTTGGGATTCGTTCGGTGTGCGAAACTCAGGCAAATAGGTGATAACCGGATCATGCACGGATAGCTTTCCTTCTTCCTGAAGCTGCATGATCGCCATGCATGTAAACGACTTCGTAATCGATCCGATCCCAAATACCGTATCCAGATCGATGGGAGCTTGCTTTTCGCGGTCCCGATAACCAAATGCTTTTTCATAAGTGAGTTCTCCGTCTTTGGCTACAGCAATGATCGCACCGGGAACTTGAAAATCATCCATCAGCCTTTGGACGTATGCTTCAAACGACGCTTCCCACTCATTCATCTTCATGTCATGCCTCCTTAGGTTCATTACTTCCAAACAGGAAAGCAATTTCAGGTTTCATTTAGAAGTATACACTTCAAAAAAATAAGGATATGAAGTTCGCACACTAGTAGAATTATAAGCGGCAGATGAAAAAACAACAATATATAATTCTGAAAATAAAAAATATTGATAACAAAGCGCAGTCAAATAAAAAATGGCCCTTCGTCTTGTATGACGTCGGGCACGGAAATGTCGCTGGTCACGTGTATTCCTTACGTAAACGACCTGCGATGATGTTCTTTTGGATTTCCGAAGTACCTTCATAAATCTTGGTAATTCTGGCATCCCGGTAATAACGCTCGATCGGGAATTCTTTGATGTATCCGATCCCCCCATGGATTTGTACCGCTTTATCTGCCACACGGTTATAGACTTCGGAGGCAAACAGTTTCACCATCGCGGCTTCTTTGATCACATTTTTGCCTTGGTCGACGAGCGATGCGACATGATACGTAAACGCACGCAGTGTTTCGCAGTCCAGTGCTATTTCTGCCAAGTAGTGCTGGATAATTTGTTGTTCAAAAATCGGCTTGTCAAATTGGATGCGCTCCATCGCATATTTCATGGACATATCCAGTAGCTTTTGGCAAGAACCGAGGTTTCTGGCTGCCAATCCCGCCCGTCCATTCGCCAGGATTTTGAGAGCATTGGTATAGCCCATTCCCTCATAGCCAAGGACGTT
This genomic stretch from Brevibacillus sp. DP1.3A harbors:
- a CDS encoding C40 family peptidase, encoding MTKRNWKGTTTTVVAILMGTSLLMNGQAYAASETSLTSTTTLNQDKQQNQQAENEQLDQMLQDGTNIDLTANEESTTVSNQNKQSDSSTASSSDIADQVISEGLKYKGVPYKFGSSKKTTRTFDCSSFTQRVFKEVGVNLPRDSRQQSKVGQKVSKNQLQKGDLVFFRSYGSSSSRITHVAIYAGDNKLLHTYGKPGVTTTKFKGTSWEKRFELGRRVI
- a CDS encoding M15 family metallopeptidase, which translates into the protein MKKRFLLLGILLLLLGYPFLHPLVVDVWQKQPDATAFPKYKEIRVEQDQIYQGDLLLVNKDDPIHSEAVPSDVIHLSSHNYLVEGYRLQDNSIELSENAAKAFNEMVHAASSDNVKHFMIKSGYRSLEKPGKLVEEKGHAYDTLPDCFHEHHLGTAVDVTSTQMKIDQSPEGKWLQENAWKYGFILRYPREKVTSTGVPYNPMHYRFVGLPHSAIMRERQLSLEEYVNYLREKKAVSGTINGGDYKIYYYPVATSIMIQVPTNGKYVLSGDNQGGVIVTDFL
- a CDS encoding response regulator transcription factor, with product MPTPDGKGYLLLVEDEHNLARYLQLELENEGFSTDIEYDGLCGLEKALTIEYDLILLDVMLPELSGIELCRRIRETKDVPIIMITARGEVPDIVTGLDSGANDYLAKPFAIEELFARIRALLRQRESKANQEIVVGRLRIQPNARRVFLDEEEIMLTPREFDLLYYLVQNKEQAVSREQILTAVWGFDFMGNTNIVDVYIRYLRNKIESDPSVKLIHTVRGIGYTLRD
- a CDS encoding ATP-binding cassette domain-containing protein, coding for MIVLRKNISIIRYVMYKVWKINKFVIILNLIIALLLAVQTNLNVFLTDQLVRALTTSAVELKIVLMLVGLMTGLEVLSTVLKAYQQHVENKFQAEFEIHNQVDLLDHLYHEDLVKKEDPQFYGQYHQHHYALSKYLETFYNTINLFQVFLNVILSLSFLFASFVALGFFVIIFSMLRGYIELKITNERVHVTNEINHTYREHNYFFQLLTDFRYHKEITLMQIYDYLKVQWVQKKEKAIAKQLNMQKKTNVHTTWSLLLSQLNKTLIIVTIAYLISQKTFTISDFVAITMAFSIAENSMVSFIQRVGSIYENNKYIESIRSTLVDNKNKQEKCEEEYVQASFLKEIRVDNLTFTYPNRTEPAIENIHMTIQKGQKIAILGDNAAGKSTLIKNLLGLYKAPHDTIFFDGNDLGNMQTRDLWNKTSVVFQDFINYSMSIRENLALSNMHDLHNDEKMRIMLNRVGLEKLTELPQGIDTKLGFLYDDATNLSGGQWQRLALCRAFMRDFDLLVLDEPTSALDPNSELEIFNQILNMSVDKTVIIISHRVGIASKVDQIYLMKEGKIIEAGNHHELIAKQGEYHSMWEKQINWYNIPVTV
- a CDS encoding cell wall metabolism sensor histidine kinase WalK, which gives rise to MLTHRRYSLKWRLTLFFSSGMLVLLLFLSIFIFFSTSNLVHQHEQKLLNQKATAIAADLKTEITEEASLTITYLTRLLINYADVNQFINISDQNGKEIASIQGANWTKEPEDYYERTLVAKEPVQLPFTSELLFVQISTTTEALEWYFSILLTILFLSSFFTLLLSAIGGYWLSNWGLKPLDHLIQQIHSIFPQRLSQRIHHHHVETEIYELIHAFNLLLDRMEEAMVYQQRFVTDASHELRTPLSIIEGYVSLLQRWGQHKPEVRDEALAAVQQECRRLFKLIDDLLALAKLQHTSQLGSTKVVQPLTPLLLEVKQAWVPIFPPQIKLLFEWEEALVLLMDRERIRQLLDILLDNARKYTDEGQVKVRAYGDEETVHIVVEDTGIGIQAKEIPHLFKRFYRVDKSRTRKRGGSGIGLAIAQAIVADHEGSISIAPSAERGLIVHVLLKKAGMS